A window of Littorina saxatilis isolate snail1 linkage group LG7, US_GU_Lsax_2.0, whole genome shotgun sequence contains these coding sequences:
- the LOC138971988 gene encoding neuronal cell adhesion molecule-like, with protein MLIPCVSVGAAGSTVTQKKGENVTLNCPQVQEDESLATTIWYKDDIMKVSMGQSGGTQYTEPSLESKFAVEQDSSLVLMRLDPGDSGNYTCKVFVVNSTGVMDNNSTTWIVLVQDVPSPPGEARIVDTQSRQVKVEWSPSDSDNNSPISNYVVLISECQTGNNKREIVVGESTHQVTITNLEPYTCYQVHVRATNDVGRSLPGPPTSQFYTESESVTAIVDQAGGSCASDTCRDSFLVCEGSVCKYKTGVDCSNGNEHCQSGTACESSSNMICKIQLTEDCSSNPTECGEGLKCDTTSNTCKPTCLGFTLHV; from the exons ATGTTAATTCCCTGTGTTTCAGTTGGAGCGGCAGGTAGCACAGTGACCCAGAAGAAGGGGGAGAATGTGACGCTCAACTGTCCACAGGTACAGGAGGATGAGTCGCTGGCCACCACCATCTGGTACAAAGATGACATCATGAAG GTGTCAATGGGTCAGTCGGGCGGGACGCAATACACGGAGCCCAGCCTGGAGAGCAAGTTTGCGGTAGAGCAGGACTCCAGCCTGGTGCTAATGAGACTCGACCCCGGGGACTCCGGCAACTACACCTGCAAGGTCTTCGTTGTCAACTCCACCGGTGTCATGGATAACAACAGCACCACCTGGATTGTCCTTGTTCAAG ATGTGCCCAGCCCTCCTGGCGAGGCGAGGATAGTGGACACCCAGAGTCGACAGGTCAAGGTGGAGTGGTCCCCAAGCGACAGCGACAACAACAGTCCCATATCCAACTACGTCGTCCTGATCAG TGAATGCCAGACGGGGAACAACAAGCGAGAAATAGTGGTGGGCGAGTCTACACACCAGGTGACCATCACTAACCTGGAGCCCTACACCTGCTATCAGGTCCACGTCAGAGCCACAAACGATGTGGGGCGAAGTCTACCTGGGCCACCCACTAGCCAGTTTTACACAGAGTCAGAAA GTGTAACGGCGATTGTGGATCAGGCTGGGGGCTCCTGTGCGTCTGACACTTGTCGCGACTCCTTCCTTGTGTGCGAAGGAAGTGTGTGCA AATACAAAACAGGAGTTGACTGCAGTAATGGCAATGAGCATTGTCAAAGTGGTACAGCCTGTGAATCATCATCCAACATGATATGTA AAATTCAGCTGACTGAAGATTGTTCCAGTAACCCAACAGAGTGTGGAGAAGGCCTCAAGTGTGATACTACAAGCAACACGTGCA AGCCAACCTGTCTGGGTTTCACGTTACATGTCTGA